The Coffea arabica cultivar ET-39 chromosome 8e, Coffea Arabica ET-39 HiFi, whole genome shotgun sequence genome window below encodes:
- the LOC113702795 gene encoding cytochrome P450 CYP72A616-like — protein MEAFNFMAILASFSALLASFCALKLVFSLWWKPKIIEKQLKQQGIGGTSYNFLYGDEPVSKKLRIEAWAIPMSLNHEIVPRVDPSLHQIVQAYGKVCLSWTGTRPRLIMGKAELIRLILNDKDGHFQKPPQNPLVDLLTLGVSTLEGEKWAKRRRLITPAFHHEKLQGMVPEFLASCCNLIDRWKMLLASDGWSEIDINPELQSLSADVISRAAFGSSYKEGKKIFELQKEQAVLVLEAFQALYLPGLRFLPTKKNKRRYEVDAEIKAMLRDIICKKQKAMQNGESGNGDLLGLLLQCKEEKGNEMTIEDVIEECKLFYFAGQETTANWLTWTLIVLSMHPDWQEKARQEVLHICGKTAPDVEILNRLKIVTMVLFEVLRLYPPVTGLFRYTVQRTKVGDISIPAGVVVYLPIMLLHHDSEYWGDDAEEFKPERFAEGVSKASKDQLAFYPFGWGPRICLGQSFAIIEAKLALAMILQNFSFKLSPSYTHAPHTIITLQPQHGAPIIFQQI, from the exons ATGGAAGCATTCAATTTTATGGCCATATTGGCTTCCTTTTCGGCTCTTTTAGCTTCCTTTTGTGCCCTAAAACTTGTCTTTTCTCTATGGTGGAAGCCCAAAATCATAGAGAAACAGTTGAAGCAGCAGGGAATCGGAGGAACTTCTTACAATTTTCTTTATGGAGACGAGCCAGTTAGCAAGAAGCTGAGGATAGAAGCATGGGCCATCCCCATGTCTTTAAACCACGAGATTGTCCCACGTGTCGACCCTTCCCTTCATCAAATTGTGCAAGCATACG GAAAAGTGTGCCTGAGTTGGACTGGAACAAGGCCGAGACTGATAATGGGGAAGGCAGAGCTGATAAGGCTGATACTGAATGACAAGGATGGTCACTTCCAAAAGCCTCCACAGAACCCTCTTGTGGACCTTTTAACTCTGGGAGTCTCAACCTTGGAAGGAGAGAAATGGGCCAAGCGTAGAAGGTTAATTACTCCTGCATTCCACCATGAGAAGCTGCAG GGAATGGTGCCAGAGTTTTTAGCAAGTTGCTGCAATCTGATTGATCGATGGAAGATGTTGCTTGCATCCGATGGATGGAGCGAAATTGATATCAATCCTGAACTGCAGAGCCTTTCGGCAGATGTGATTTCTAGAGCAGCCTTTGGAAGCAGCTATAAAGAAGGGAAGAAGATATTTGAACTTCAAAAAGAGCAAGCAGTGCTGGTACTTGAAGCATTTCAAGCTTTGTACCTCCCAGGACTCAG GTTTCTACCAACTAAGAAGAATAAACGGAGATATGAGGTGGATGCAGAGATAAAAGCAATGTTAAGAGATATAATTTGCAAGAAGCAAAAGGCAATGCAAAATGGAGAATCAGGTAATGGTGATCTACTTGGGTTGCTGTTGCAATgcaaagaagaaaagggaaatgaGATGACAATTGAAGATGTAATAGAGGAGTGCAAGCTGTTCTACTTTGCTGGCCAAGAGACCACTGCTAACTGGCTTACATGGACCCTCATCGTGTTGTCCATGCATCCGGACTGGCAAGAGAAGGCCAGGCAAGAAGTTCTCCATATTTGTGGAAAGACAGCCCCTGATGTGGAAATTTTGAACAGGCTCAAAATT GTCACGATGGTGTTGTTTGAAGTCCTAAGATTATATCCACCAGTGACTGGCCTGTTTCGATATACCGTCCAAAGAACTAAGGTAGGGGATATTTCCATCCCTGCAGGGGTTGTAGTTTATCTACCAATTATGCTGTTGCATCATGATTCTGAGTACTGGGGAGATGATGCAGAAGAGTTTAAACCAGAGAGGTTTGCTGAAGGAGTTTCAAAGGCATCAAAGGATCAATTGGCATTTTATCCCTTTGGCTGGGGACCAAGAATTTGCTTAGGCCAAAGCTTTGCAATCATAGAAGCAAAATTGGCTCTGGCCATGATTTTGCAGAACTTTTCATTCAAGCTATCACCTTCATATACTCATGCCCCCCATACCATAATAACTCTCCAGCCACAGCATGGGGCTCCAATTATATTCCAACAGATATAA
- the LOC113703770 gene encoding uncharacterized protein — MGENHQQQPVFSANQSHQYNHQQPYIFQETQNFQTIPDFFHYHHHFQALLQQQRRLQDQLQQCVLGQENVVSTSATTAAVVGNNIRPSVSFFPLNFKPPDLNENITSSKNGGLDDDGSEDDLFRRNSAAAAALAMASPHYCWQNQEDSATAIRQPFWKPLCTNISDGNNNSLDKEVRPEMHQNKYYKSSEDTEQMNSSLENSKNRLFGELESICRSASDASEANKTGGASAGNLATTFSTCLPITLDKHTTNAGATAAGAAIGHCHDGSESFSGHEAPVAVVSKNKKRKKLKDELSSMAIFFEGLVHQLMDHREALHSNFMNAIERLDKERREREDAWRRQELEKLEQDMAARARERALASSREASIVSYLEKITGQSIKLPPRNHPSDFQPAMISSGAMNGELSPSTSKVCRDDLSINMTNRRWPKAEVEALIQIRSSLEQKFQRPGIKGPLWEQISNSMASMGFQRSAKRCKEKWENINKYFKKSRENAKQCRKKFKTCQYFDQLDQLHSKSQLANGGSYSCSSSSEHQAKPNNENQLPNPIEGLVPARNFRQGEFYCIPSMNVSEEEEEEGEDGNVDYPDEGD, encoded by the exons ATGGGAGAGAACCATCAACAGCAGCCAGTGTTTTCTGCGAACCAAAGTCACCAATACAACCACCAACAACCGTACATCTTTCAAGAAACTCAAAACTTCCAAACAATCCCAGATTTTTTCCActatcatcatcattttcaagCTCTTTTGCAGCAGCAAAGGAGGCTGCAGGACCAGCTGCAGCAGTGTGTTTTAGGTCAAGAAAATGTTGTTAGTACTAGTGCCACCACGGCTGCGGTTGTCGGCAACAATATCAGGCCCTCAGTTTCATTTTTCCCGCTGAACTTCAAGCCACCGGATCTCAATGAGAATATTACTAGTAGTAAAAATGGAGGTTTGGATGATGATGGATCAGAAGATGATTTGTTTAGACGGAAtagtgctgctgctgctgccttGGCTATGGCATCCCCACATTATTGTTGGCAAAATCAAGAAGATTCTGCTACTGCTATTAGACAACCTTTTTG GAAGCCTCTGTGCACCAATATCTCGGATGGGAATAATAACTCACTGGACAAAGAAGTGCGGCCGGAAATGCACCAAAACAAATACTACAAGTCTTCCGAAGATACTGAGCAAATGAATAGTTCTTTAGAGAACAGTAAGAATAGACTTTTTGGTGAGCTTGAATCAATTTGCAGAAGTGCCTCAGATGCTAGTGAGGCTAATAAAACTGGTGGCGCCTCTGCTGGAAACTTGGCTACAACATTCAGTACCTGCTTGCCTATCACTCTAGACAAACATACCACCAACGCTGGCGCCACTGCTGCTGGGGCTGCCATTGGGCATTGTCATGACGGTTCTGAGTCATTTAGTGGTCATGAAGCGCCCGTAGCTGTGGTTTCaaagaacaagaaaaggaagaagttGAAAGATGAATTGAGTTCGATGGCCATATTTTTTGAGGGCTTGGTGCATCAGCTCATGGACCACCGGGAGGCTCTTCACAGTAATTTTATGAATgcaattgagagattagataaagaaagaagggaaagagAGGACGCTTGGAGGCGACAAGAATTAGAAAAACTTGAGCAAGACATGGCTGCCAGGGCCCGTGAACGGGCATTAGCTTCTAGTAGAGAGGCCTCCATTGTTTCATACTTGGAGAAAATCACTGGCCAAAGTATTAAACTTCCTCCTAGGAATCATCCCTCAGATTTCCAGCCGGCCATGATTTCTTCGGGAGCCATGAATGGCGAGCTCAGCCCCAGTACTAGCAAAGTCTGCAGGGATGATTTGAGTATAAACATGACCAACAGGAGATGGCCTAAAGCTGAAGTGGAGGCATTGATTCAAATTCGAAGCAGCTTAGAGCAAAAGTTTCAAAGGCCGGGGATCAAAGGGCCTCTTTGGGAACAGATAAGCAATTCAATGGCGTCAATGGGATTTCAAAGGAGTGCCAAGAGATGCAAAgagaagtgggaaaacatcaacAAATACTTCAAGAAATCGCGAGAAAATGCGAAGCAATGTCGCAAGAAATTCAAGACTTGTCAGTACTTTGATCAGCTGGATCAACTCCACTCCAAGTCACAACTAGCCAATGGCGGTTCTTATTCTTGTAGCTCATCCTCGGAGCATCAGGCCAAGCCCAATAATGAAAATCAGCTTCCCAATCCGATTGAAGGCTTGGTTCCAGCCAGAAACTTCAGACAAGGTGAATTCTATTGTATTCCTAGTATGAATGTcagtgaagaagaagaagaagaaggagaagatgGTAATGTTGACTACCCTGATGAGGGAGACTGA